A segment of the Streptomyces sp. NBC_00376 genome:
AGGGCGGCGAGCCCGGCGCGCTGACCGCCGTCCAGGAGGGCCGGGCCGGGGTCCAGGACGAGGGCAGCCAGCTGGTGGCCGCGGCCCTGGCCAACGCACCCGTGGAGGGCGGCGACAGCCGCTGGCTCGACGGCTGCGCCGGTCCCGGCGGCAAGGCCGCCCTGCTCGCCGCGCTCGCCGCCGAACGGGGCGCCGCCCTGCTCGCCGCCGAGAAGCAGCCACACCGGGCCCGCCTCGTCGAGCGCGCGCTGGCCGGCAACCCCGGCCCGTACCAGGTGATCACCGCCGACGGCACCCGCCCGCCGTGGCAGCCCGGCAGCTTCGACCGGGTCCTCATGGACGTGCCGTGCTCGGGTCTGGGTGCCCTGCGCCGCCGCCCGGAGGCGCGCTGGCGCCGCCGCAAGGAGGACCTGGAGAACTTCGCTCCGCTCCAACGCGGCCTGCTGCGCGAGGCGTTGAAGGCGGTGCGGGTCGGCGGCGTGGTCGGCTACGCGACCTGCTCGCCGCACCTCGCGGAGACCCGGGTGGTCGTCGAGGACGTGCTCAAGGGGCGCGGCGGTCAGCCCGTGGAGGCCGAGTGGGTGGACGCCCGCCCGCTGATGCCGGGCGTGCCCGCGCTGGGCGACGGCCCCGACGTCCAGCTGTGGCCGCATCTGCACGGCACCGACGCGATGTACCTGGCACTGCTGCGACGTACCGCCTGACCCCTTCGACGGCGGCCCTCGAGGCCCGCGCCCGTTCCGGCGGCGGCGGGCCCCGAACCACCCGCCCGGGACCGAAACGCCCGGATCGTGCGGCCGGGAGCGCCCGGATCGCGCGAACTGTAATGATCCCGTGAGGCTTTGGCCCGCACCGGGGCGGGGAAGTGGCGCGGAGCATGGCAGGCTTGGGACATGGCCCAGATCAACCCCAGCATCCTGTCCGCCGACTTTGCCCGTCTCGCCGAGGAGGCGAAGGCGGTCGAAGGCGCCGACTGGCTCCACGTCGATGTGATGGACAACCACTTCGTGCCCAATCTGACCCTCGGCGTGCCGATCGTCGAATCGCTCAGCCGGGCCACGGAAACCCCGCTGGACTGCCATCTGATGATCGAGGACCCGGACCGCTGGGCGCCCCAGTACGTCGAGGCAGGCGCGGGTTCCGTCACCTTCCACGTGGAGGCCGCGGCGGCCCCCGTGCGGCTGGCGCGGGAGATCCGGGCCAAGGGCGCCCGCGCCTCCATGGCGCTCAAGCCCGCGACGCCCATCGAGCCGTACGAGGACCTGCTCCCCGAGCTCGACATGCTGCTGATCATGACGGTGGAGCCGGGCTTCGGCGGCCAGGCCTTCCTGGACATCATGCTGCCGAAGATCCGCCGCACCCGTGAGCTCATCTCCAAGCACGGCCTCGAACTGTGGCTCCAGGTCGACGGCGGCGTCTCCGCCTCCACCATCGAGCGGTGCGCCGAGGCCGGTGCGGACGTCTTCGTCGCGGGTTCGGCGGTGTACGGGGCGACGGACCCGGCCGAAGCCGTGCGGGCCCTGCGCGCCAAGGCCGACGGGGCCACCGCCTCGGCGGCCTGGGCGTGCGGTCACTGACACCCGAACCGGTTCCCGTACCCGATCACGGGTCGGCCCGGCCAAGGCCAGATGAACTCGGTCCGACGGGACCGATCAAGGAACGCCGGATCTGACAGGATGAACGGCGTATCGAGAGTGTGAACAGCAGTGAGGAGATCGCGGTGTCTGCAATGTCGGCGGGCCGGTCCGCCCTGCGGATGGGGCCCGCGGAGCTGGTGCAGGCGGCGGCCATGGCCCGCCGCTTCTACCTCGAGGGAAAGTCGAAGATCCAGATCGCCGAGGAGTTCGGCGTCAGCCGCTTCAAGGTGGCCCGGGTCCTGGAGACGGCTCTCGAGCGCGACCTCGTACGGATCGAGATCCGCGTCCCCGCCGAACTGGACGCAGAGCGCTCCGACGCGCTCCGTGCCCGCTACGGACTGCGCCACGCGGTCGTCGTCGAGTCCCCGGCCGAGGAGCAGGACGACGCACCGGACCCGGAGAACCTGGGCGAGGTCGCGGCCGATCTCCTCGGCGAACTGGTGAACGAGGGCGATGTGCTCGGGCTGGCCTGGGGCCGGTCCACCATCCACATGGCCGCGGCGCTCGACCGGCTGCCGCCGTGCACGGTCGTCCAGCTCACCGGGGTGTACGACGCGGGGACGGCCGAGCGCGGCTCCGTCGAGGCGGTCCGGCGCGCCGCCCAGGTCTCCGGCGGCGAGGCCCACCCCATCTACGCCCCGATGCTGCTGCCCGACCCCGCGACGGCCGCCGCGCTGCGCCACCAGACCGGGATCGCCCGCGCCTTCGAGTACTTCGACAAGGTGACCGTCGCGGCGGTCTCCATCGGCTCCTGGGAGCCGGGCATCTCGACCGTGCACGACATGCTCAGCGACGAGGAGCGGGCGCACTACGCCTCGCTCGGCGTCGCGGCCGAGATGTCGGCGCACCTCTTCGACACCGAGGGACGGCGGGTCGGCCGGGACCTGGGGGAGCGGTGCATCACGGTCGAGGCCGACCGGCTGCGCCGGATCCCCGAGGTGGTGGCGATCGCGGGCGGCCAGCGCAAGGCCGCGGCGATCGGGGCGGTGCTGAGGTCCGGGCTGGTCACCAGCCTGGTGACGGACACGGCGGCGGCCGACTACCTGCTGACGGAGTCGGCTGCACCGCAGCGGCCGGCGCTGGAGCGGGCCGACCCGGACGGCGACTGAGCGGCTGCACGACGCCCGGACGGCACGACCCCCGGACAGCACGACGCCCGGACGGCGCACACGTCGTCCGGGCGTCGTGCTGTCCGGCGGCTCAGTCCCGGACCGTGCCCAGGACCGTCGCCTCCAGGTACTCCTCGGGCTCCTCGTACTGGCTCACATCGGCGGGGTTGTAGCGCGGGGTCTGCCGCGACCAGTCCAGGTTGCCGCGCATCCAGCTCTGCATGCCTTCCAGGTACGGGGTGAGCATCCAGGACAGCTGCGGGTACGCCGCCAGCAGCTCGGCCTCGGCGGTGAGGAAGCGCTCCGTCTCCCTCGCGATCTCCGCGCAGACGTGTTCGAGCGCCTGCCGCTCGCCGTAGCCGCGATGGTGCCGGACCAGATGGACGAGATTGTGGATCTCGCCGAGCACCTGCTCCTTCTCGTACGAGTACACGTCGTTGGCCCAGCACACGACGTTGCACGAGGCTTCCAGCGCGGTGATGAACCGGGAGTCGTTGTGGATCGACTCGGGAGCCTCGATCCCGGCCACGATCTCTATCAGGTCCATGCAGACATGTATCGCGCCGGTGTGGCGCCGCTTGGCGATGTACGTCTCCTCGGACGGCACCACCCCGGCGGCCCGGTTCCCCGCCTCCCAGGTGGTCGTCGTCATGAGATACGTGGTGAGGTGCCACCCGAACCGGGTGCGCCAGTGCGGGGCCGCGGCCGGCGTCGTCCGTTCCCACAGGTCGGCCAGGGCGACCACGGCGGCGGGCAGCCGCCCGTCCGGCAGCGGGACCGGCTCCTTGCCCGCGATGACGGTCCGCATCAGCTCGACCACGTCCCGCACCCGCTCGGGGCTGCGGCCGAGGTGGCCGTCGTCGAGCTGGTCATCGACGAGAAACAGCCAAACGAACCAGTCCGCGACGAGGTCGAGACTCTTGCTGTCGGCGGTCGGGTACACCATGCCGACGAAGGAGCCGAAGTCCGCCTGCTCGAAGCGGTCCCTGGCCGAATCGCGGTGCACCAGACCGGTGTTGCGGGTCCATTCGTCGAGATGGGCCCGGGTGTTTCCGACGTTCGGGTTGGTGCGCTGGGGGAACGGGCAGTAGATGTCCGGCAGTTCGCTCTCCACGAGTGGGTCGTGATCCTCTCCGGTCGTACGGGTGACGGAAGTTGTGACCCTTCCGGCTGTTCCTCCGGGGCGTAGTCGAGACCCACGGGACCTGCGGGTTTGAAGCTACCCGACCCCTTGTCACCAGGTCCAGGGAAGATGATCGCGAATGATTCGAATGCCTTTCGGGTAGGGTCCGCGGGCAAGGCGGGCTCCACCTGCCCGGGACGCCCGTCCGATTCCCTCGGAGGAACATACGAACGCGGGTGCGTACTGCTGTGTCTTCGTGGAAGCGACCTGCTCCGTTTCGTGTGAAAAAATGAGCGTTATGCGTTTCCTTGAGCCCGGTACTGGTCGTTACACAGAGTCCCCCTCGGTCCCGTACGACCTCACGTACGACGACGTCTTCATGGTCCCGGGCCGTTCGGCAGTCGGTTCCCGCCAGGGTGTCGATCTCTCCTCGCCCGACGGCACCGGCACCACCATCCCCCTCGTCGTCGCGAACATGACGGCCATCGCGGGCCGCCGGATGGCCGAAACGATCGCCCGCCGCGGCGGCATCGTCGTCATCCCGCAGGACATCCCGATCGAGGTCGTCACCGACGTCATCTCCTGGGTGAAAACGCGCCACTTGGTGCTCGACACGCCGATCGTGCTGGCCCCGGGCCAGACGGTCGCCGACGCCCTGTCGTTGCTGCCGAAGCGCGCGCACGGCGCGGGCGTCGT
Coding sequences within it:
- the rpe gene encoding ribulose-phosphate 3-epimerase, translating into MAQINPSILSADFARLAEEAKAVEGADWLHVDVMDNHFVPNLTLGVPIVESLSRATETPLDCHLMIEDPDRWAPQYVEAGAGSVTFHVEAAAAPVRLAREIRAKGARASMALKPATPIEPYEDLLPELDMLLIMTVEPGFGGQAFLDIMLPKIRRTRELISKHGLELWLQVDGGVSASTIERCAEAGADVFVAGSAVYGATDPAEAVRALRAKADGATASAAWACGH
- a CDS encoding sugar-binding transcriptional regulator; this encodes MSAGRSALRMGPAELVQAAAMARRFYLEGKSKIQIAEEFGVSRFKVARVLETALERDLVRIEIRVPAELDAERSDALRARYGLRHAVVVESPAEEQDDAPDPENLGEVAADLLGELVNEGDVLGLAWGRSTIHMAAALDRLPPCTVVQLTGVYDAGTAERGSVEAVRRAAQVSGGEAHPIYAPMLLPDPATAAALRHQTGIARAFEYFDKVTVAAVSIGSWEPGISTVHDMLSDEERAHYASLGVAAEMSAHLFDTEGRRVGRDLGERCITVEADRLRRIPEVVAIAGGQRKAAAIGAVLRSGLVTSLVTDTAAADYLLTESAAPQRPALERADPDGD
- a CDS encoding terpene synthase family protein, with protein sequence MESELPDIYCPFPQRTNPNVGNTRAHLDEWTRNTGLVHRDSARDRFEQADFGSFVGMVYPTADSKSLDLVADWFVWLFLVDDQLDDGHLGRSPERVRDVVELMRTVIAGKEPVPLPDGRLPAAVVALADLWERTTPAAAPHWRTRFGWHLTTYLMTTTTWEAGNRAAGVVPSEETYIAKRRHTGAIHVCMDLIEIVAGIEAPESIHNDSRFITALEASCNVVCWANDVYSYEKEQVLGEIHNLVHLVRHHRGYGERQALEHVCAEIARETERFLTAEAELLAAYPQLSWMLTPYLEGMQSWMRGNLDWSRQTPRYNPADVSQYEEPEEYLEATVLGTVRD